The proteins below are encoded in one region of Streptomyces marianii:
- a CDS encoding ABC transporter ATP-binding protein → MNNESAVRVRGLVKRYGARTAVDGLDLDVRTGTVTAVLGPNGAGKTTTVETCEGYRRADSGTVRVLGLDPVADAARLRPRIGVMLQSGGVYSGARADEMLRHMAKLHAHPLDVDALVERLGLGSCGRTAYRRLSGGQQQRLALAMAVVGRPELVFLDEPTAGLDPQARRATWNLVRELRADGVTVVLTTHFMDEAEALADDVAIVDAGRVAAQGSPEQLCRGGAENTLRFTGRPGLDLGSLLKALPDGTAAAELTPGAYRISGTVDPQLLATVTSWCAQHGVMPDGISVERHTLEDVFLELTGKELRS, encoded by the coding sequence ATGAACAACGAGTCCGCCGTCCGGGTACGGGGCCTGGTCAAACGGTACGGAGCCAGAACCGCGGTGGACGGGCTCGACCTGGACGTCCGCACCGGCACGGTCACCGCCGTCCTCGGCCCGAACGGGGCCGGGAAGACCACCACCGTCGAGACCTGCGAGGGCTACCGCCGCGCCGACTCCGGCACGGTCCGCGTCCTCGGCCTCGACCCGGTCGCCGACGCCGCGCGGCTACGCCCGCGGATCGGTGTGATGCTGCAGTCCGGCGGCGTGTACTCGGGCGCCCGAGCGGACGAGATGCTGCGCCACATGGCGAAGCTGCACGCCCACCCCCTCGACGTGGACGCCCTGGTCGAACGGCTCGGCCTCGGCTCCTGCGGCCGGACGGCGTACCGGCGGCTCTCGGGCGGCCAGCAGCAGCGGCTGGCGCTGGCCATGGCCGTCGTGGGACGCCCCGAACTGGTCTTCCTGGACGAGCCGACCGCCGGACTCGACCCCCAGGCCCGGCGCGCCACCTGGAACCTCGTGCGCGAGCTGCGCGCCGACGGGGTGACGGTCGTGCTGACCACGCACTTCATGGACGAGGCGGAAGCACTCGCCGACGACGTCGCGATCGTCGACGCGGGCCGGGTCGCCGCCCAGGGCAGCCCCGAGCAGCTGTGCCGCGGCGGCGCCGAGAACACGCTCCGCTTCACCGGCCGTCCCGGCCTGGACCTCGGCTCCCTGCTGAAGGCGCTGCCGGACGGCACCGCGGCGGCCGAGCTGACGCCGGGCGCGTACCGGATCAGCGGCACCGTCGACCCGCAGCTGCTCGCCACCGTCACCTCCTGGTGCGCGCAGCACGGGGTGATGCCGGACGGCATCTCGGTGGAGCGCCACACCCTCGAGGACGTCTTCCTGGAGCTCACGGGGAAGGAGCTGCGGTCGTGA
- a CDS encoding amidohydrolase family protein, whose protein sequence is MIDTPSLVDQYCHGVLRTELGLGAFEAHLGRTAGPPAPGTTFFDTQTGFAVRRWCPPLLGLEPHCPPTHYLARRRELGVLETGRRLLRATGISTYLVDTGPPGDLTGVPEIAAAGRADAHEIVRLELLAEQVADTSGTVDSFLANLAEAVHGAADSAVAFTSVAVRHGVSLVPEPPGPGEVRGATGRWLDGRTVGGRLTDPVLLRHLLWVAVASGRPLQIHVGVGDPLSLTGFAAATAGLGTDLVLLHGYPYHRHAAHLASVFPHVYADVGPALAHTGAGAAAVLAETLEHAPFGKLLFSSGARGLPELHVIGARIFREALDRVLGGWVGGGAWCRADARRVAGMIAADNARRVYGLAG, encoded by the coding sequence ATGATCGACACGCCGTCCTTGGTGGATCAGTACTGCCACGGCGTCCTCCGCACGGAGCTGGGCCTCGGTGCCTTCGAGGCCCACCTCGGCAGGACCGCCGGGCCGCCCGCACCCGGGACCACCTTCTTCGACACCCAGACCGGCTTCGCCGTACGCCGCTGGTGCCCGCCGCTGCTCGGCCTCGAACCCCACTGCCCGCCCACGCACTACCTCGCGCGCCGACGGGAGCTCGGCGTCCTCGAAACCGGCAGGCGGCTGCTGCGGGCCACCGGGATCTCCACCTACCTCGTGGACACCGGACCGCCCGGGGACCTCACCGGAGTGCCCGAGATCGCGGCCGCGGGCAGGGCGGACGCCCATGAGATCGTGCGCCTGGAACTGCTCGCCGAACAGGTCGCCGACACCTCGGGCACCGTCGACTCGTTCCTCGCCAACCTCGCCGAGGCCGTGCACGGCGCGGCCGACTCGGCCGTCGCCTTCACCTCCGTCGCCGTACGGCACGGGGTCTCCCTCGTGCCCGAGCCACCGGGGCCCGGCGAGGTGCGCGGTGCCACCGGGCGCTGGCTGGACGGCCGGACGGTCGGCGGCCGGCTCACCGACCCCGTGCTGCTGCGCCATCTGCTCTGGGTCGCCGTCGCCTCGGGGCGGCCGCTGCAGATCCACGTCGGGGTGGGCGATCCGCTGTCGCTGACCGGCTTCGCGGCGGCCACCGCGGGTCTCGGCACCGACCTGGTGCTGCTGCACGGCTATCCGTACCACCGCCACGCCGCGCATCTGGCGAGCGTCTTCCCGCACGTGTACGCCGACGTCGGGCCCGCCCTGGCCCACACCGGGGCGGGAGCGGCGGCCGTCCTCGCCGAAACCCTCGAACACGCCCCCTTCGGGAAGCTGCTGTTCTCCAGCGGGGCCCGGGGGCTGCCCGAGCTCCATGTCATCGGCGCCAGGATCTTCCGGGAGGCGCTGGACCGGGTGCTCGGCGGCTGGGTCGGGGGCGGCGCCTGGTGCCGGGCGGACGCCCGGCGGGTCGCCGGGATGATCGCGGCGGACAACGCCCGCCGCGTCTACGGGCTGGCCGGCTGA
- a CDS encoding metal-sulfur cluster assembly factor translates to MTENRETTAEKDWPDEETFSSEAAAPTGAKASEEEVREALYDVVDPELGIDVVNLGLIYGIHIDDANIATLDMTLTSAACPLTDVIEDQAKAATDGIVNELKVNWVWMPPWGPDKITDDGREQLRALGFNV, encoded by the coding sequence ATGACTGAGAACCGCGAGACCACGGCGGAGAAGGACTGGCCGGACGAGGAGACCTTCTCCTCCGAGGCCGCGGCGCCGACGGGCGCGAAGGCGTCCGAGGAGGAGGTCCGCGAGGCCCTGTACGACGTCGTCGACCCCGAGCTGGGCATCGACGTGGTCAACCTCGGGCTGATCTACGGCATCCACATCGACGACGCCAACATCGCGACCCTGGACATGACGCTGACGTCCGCGGCCTGCCCGCTGACGGACGTGATCGAGGACCAGGCGAAGGCCGCGACCGACGGCATCGTCAACGAGTTGAAGGTCAACTGGGTCTGGATGCCGCCGTGGGGACCGGACAAGATCACGGACGACGGCCGTGAGCAGCTGAGGGCGCTCGGCTTCAACGTCTGA
- a CDS encoding ABC transporter permease, with protein sequence MIAAQAALETRMLLRNGEQLLLTVIIPSLLLVLFSTVDIVDTGGGRAVDFLAPGVLALAVMSTAFTGQAIATGFERRYGVLKRLGASPLPRWALMAAKTLAVLVTEVLQVALLTLIALGLGWSPRGGPVAVALLLVAGTAAFSGLGLLMAGTLRAEATLAAANLVFILLLVGGGVIVPLDRFPDAAQTVLSLLPISALSDGLRDVLRDGAALPWGDLGILAGWAVLGLAAAARFFRWE encoded by the coding sequence ATGATCGCGGCGCAGGCGGCGCTGGAGACGCGGATGCTGCTCCGCAACGGCGAGCAGCTGCTGCTGACGGTGATCATCCCGTCGCTGCTGCTGGTGCTCTTCTCGACCGTCGACATCGTCGACACGGGCGGGGGCCGGGCCGTCGACTTCCTCGCTCCCGGGGTCCTGGCGCTGGCCGTGATGTCCACCGCCTTCACGGGACAGGCGATCGCCACCGGCTTCGAGCGCCGCTACGGCGTGCTGAAGCGGCTGGGCGCCTCCCCGCTCCCCCGCTGGGCGCTGATGGCGGCCAAGACGCTCGCCGTCCTGGTCACGGAGGTCCTGCAGGTCGCGCTGCTGACGCTGATCGCCCTCGGGCTCGGCTGGTCGCCGCGGGGCGGTCCGGTCGCCGTGGCGCTGCTGCTCGTCGCGGGCACCGCGGCCTTCTCGGGCCTGGGTCTGCTGATGGCCGGCACGCTCCGGGCCGAGGCGACGCTCGCCGCGGCCAATCTGGTCTTCATCCTGCTGCTGGTCGGCGGCGGGGTGATCGTGCCACTGGACAGATTCCCGGACGCGGCGCAGACGGTCCTCTCGCTGCTGCCGATCTCCGCGCTGTCCGACGGGCTGCGCGACGTGCTCCGGGACGGCGCGGCGCTGCCGTGGGGCGATCTGGGGATCCTGGCGGGCTGGGCGGTGCTGGGACTCGCCGCGGCGGCGAGGTTCTTCCGCTGGGAATGA
- the sufC gene encoding Fe-S cluster assembly ATPase SufC, which yields MATLEIRDLHVSVEAENGPREILKGVDLTVKQGETHAIMGPNGSGKSTLAYSLAGHPKYTITGGTVTLDGEDVLEMSVDERARAGVFLAMQYPVEVPGVSVSNFLRTSATAIRGEAPKLRTWVKEVKETMASLQMDPSFAERNVNEGFSGGEKKRHEILQLELLKPKIAILDETDSGLDVDALRTVSEGVNRVRETGEVGTLLITHYTRILRYIKPDFVHVFANGRIAESGGAELADKLEAEGYEAYTKGGVSA from the coding sequence ATGGCAACGCTTGAAATCCGCGACCTGCACGTCTCCGTCGAGGCCGAGAACGGCCCCCGGGAGATCCTCAAGGGCGTCGACCTGACCGTTAAGCAGGGCGAGACCCACGCCATCATGGGCCCCAACGGCTCCGGCAAGTCGACCCTCGCCTACTCCCTCGCGGGCCACCCCAAGTACACGATCACCGGTGGCACCGTGACCCTGGACGGCGAGGACGTCCTGGAGATGTCCGTCGACGAGCGCGCCCGCGCCGGCGTCTTCCTCGCCATGCAGTACCCGGTCGAGGTCCCCGGTGTCTCGGTCTCCAACTTCCTGCGCACCTCCGCCACCGCGATCCGCGGCGAGGCGCCCAAGCTGCGTACCTGGGTGAAGGAGGTCAAGGAGACCATGGCGAGCCTCCAGATGGACCCCTCGTTCGCCGAGCGGAACGTGAACGAGGGCTTCTCCGGCGGGGAGAAGAAGCGCCACGAGATCCTCCAGCTGGAGCTCCTCAAGCCGAAGATCGCGATCCTCGACGAGACGGACTCCGGCCTCGACGTCGACGCGCTGCGCACGGTTTCCGAGGGGGTCAACCGCGTCCGCGAGACCGGTGAGGTCGGCACCCTGCTGATCACCCACTACACGCGCATCCTGCGCTACATCAAGCCCGACTTCGTCCACGTGTTCGCGAACGGCCGCATCGCCGAGTCCGGCGGAGCCGAGCTCGCCGACAAGCTCGAGGCCGAGGGCTACGAGGCCTACACGAAGGGTGGCGTATCCGCGTGA
- a CDS encoding cysteine desulfurase, producing MTQMPGLLDTEAIRKDFPILDRVLHDGRKLVYLDNAATSQKPRQVLDAVAEYYERYNANVHRGVHVLAEEATALYEGARDKVASFVNAPSRDEVIFTKNASESLNLVANMLGWADEPYRVDRETEIVITEMEHHSNIVPWQLLAQRTGAKLKWFGLTDDGRLDLSNIEEVITEKTKIVSFVLVSNILGTVNPVEQIVRRAQEVGALVLVDASQAAPHMPLDVQALGADFVAFTGHKMCGPTGIGVLWGRQELLEDLPPFLGGGEMIETVSMHSSTYAPAPHKFEAGTPPIAQAVGLGAAVDYLDAIGMDRIAQHEHAITEYAVQRLQEVPGLRIIGPVTAEDRGAAISFVLGDIHPHDVGQVLDEQGIAVRVGHHCARPVCLRYGIPATTRASFYLYSTPGEVDALVDGLEHVRNFFG from the coding sequence GTGACACAGATGCCGGGCCTCCTCGACACCGAGGCGATCCGCAAGGACTTCCCGATCCTGGACCGCGTGCTCCACGACGGCAGGAAGCTCGTGTACCTGGACAACGCGGCGACCTCGCAGAAGCCGCGCCAGGTGCTGGACGCGGTCGCCGAGTACTACGAGCGCTACAACGCCAATGTCCACCGCGGAGTGCACGTGCTCGCCGAGGAGGCCACGGCACTGTACGAGGGCGCTCGCGACAAGGTCGCCTCCTTCGTCAACGCGCCGAGCCGCGACGAGGTGATCTTCACCAAGAACGCGTCGGAGTCGCTGAACCTCGTGGCGAACATGCTGGGCTGGGCCGACGAGCCCTACCGCGTGGACCGCGAGACCGAGATAGTCATCACGGAGATGGAGCACCACTCCAACATCGTTCCTTGGCAGCTGCTGGCCCAGCGCACCGGCGCGAAGCTGAAGTGGTTCGGCCTCACCGACGACGGCCGCCTCGACCTCTCCAACATCGAGGAGGTCATCACGGAGAAGACGAAGATCGTCTCCTTCGTGCTGGTCTCCAACATCCTGGGGACGGTCAACCCGGTCGAGCAGATCGTCCGCCGGGCGCAGGAGGTCGGCGCGCTCGTCCTGGTCGACGCCTCGCAGGCCGCCCCGCACATGCCGCTGGACGTCCAGGCCCTCGGCGCCGACTTCGTCGCCTTCACGGGCCACAAGATGTGCGGCCCGACCGGCATCGGCGTGCTCTGGGGCCGCCAGGAGCTGCTGGAGGACCTCCCGCCGTTCCTGGGCGGCGGCGAGATGATCGAGACCGTCTCGATGCACTCGTCGACGTACGCCCCGGCGCCGCACAAGTTCGAGGCCGGGACGCCCCCGATCGCCCAGGCCGTCGGCCTCGGTGCCGCCGTGGACTACCTCGACGCGATCGGCATGGACCGGATCGCGCAGCACGAGCACGCGATCACCGAGTACGCCGTCCAGCGGCTGCAGGAGGTCCCCGGCCTGCGGATCATCGGCCCGGTCACGGCCGAGGACCGCGGCGCGGCGATCTCCTTCGTGCTCGGGGACATCCACCCGCACGACGTGGGGCAGGTGCTCGACGAGCAGGGCATCGCCGTCCGGGTCGGCCACCACTGCGCACGGCCGGTGTGCCTCCGGTACGGAATTCCCGCGACCACCAGGGCGTCGTTCTATCTGTACTCCACGCCCGGCGAGGTGGACGCCCTGGTCGACGGCTTGGAGCACGTCCGTAACTTCTTCGGCTGA
- a CDS encoding non-heme iron oxygenase ferredoxin subunit, whose protein sequence is MAFVRACGLSELEEDTPKRVELDGTPVSVVRTEGEVFAIHDICSHANVSLSEGEVEDCQIECWLHGSSFDLRTGKPSGLPATRPVPVYPVKIEGDDVLVSVTQES, encoded by the coding sequence ATGGCCTTCGTCCGCGCCTGTGGGCTGAGCGAGCTGGAGGAGGACACCCCGAAGCGGGTGGAACTCGACGGCACGCCGGTCTCCGTCGTCCGTACGGAGGGCGAGGTGTTCGCGATCCACGACATCTGCTCGCACGCGAACGTCTCCCTCTCCGAGGGCGAAGTGGAGGACTGCCAGATCGAGTGCTGGCTGCACGGCTCCAGCTTCGACCTCCGCACCGGCAAACCGTCCGGCCTTCCCGCGACGCGCCCCGTCCCCGTGTACCCCGTAAAGATCGAAGGGGACGATGTGCTCGTCTCCGTCACCCAGGAGTCCTGA
- a CDS encoding COX15/CtaA family protein: MQTPLAYIAKRWTPSPETLRRAALAPVVMSVVIIVTGGAVRLTGSGLGCDTWPKCTDDSLFATPEQGVHGAIEFGNRMLTYVLSAAVGWAIIAARSTKPWRRGLTRLGWAQFWVVTSNAVLGGITVWAGLNPWTVAGHFLAANALLTVATVTWIRAGEGDRAPRPRVPLPVRRLSWALTGAAGLLIAAGTVVTGSGKHAGDSSDVPRMPFDWVDAAHVHAALAWLVCVLAVGMWLALRIVDAPDDTRARARELIFVLIAQGAVGYVQFFTDVPELLVGAHMLGSSLMWIAVLRLALSLRERPFDAPGAPAAPDAALTAA, from the coding sequence GTGCAAACCCCCCTCGCCTACATCGCCAAGCGCTGGACGCCGTCCCCCGAGACCCTCCGGCGCGCCGCGCTCGCACCCGTCGTGATGAGCGTGGTCATCATCGTCACCGGCGGCGCGGTCCGGCTGACCGGCTCCGGACTCGGCTGCGACACCTGGCCGAAGTGCACGGACGACAGTCTGTTCGCGACGCCCGAACAGGGCGTCCACGGCGCCATCGAGTTCGGCAACCGGATGCTGACGTACGTCCTGTCCGCGGCGGTCGGCTGGGCCATCATCGCGGCGCGCTCCACCAAGCCCTGGCGGCGGGGGCTCACCCGGCTCGGCTGGGCCCAGTTCTGGGTGGTGACGAGCAACGCGGTCCTCGGCGGCATCACCGTGTGGGCGGGGCTCAACCCCTGGACGGTCGCCGGGCACTTCCTGGCGGCGAACGCGCTGCTGACGGTGGCCACGGTCACCTGGATCCGGGCGGGCGAGGGCGACCGTGCGCCCCGGCCCCGGGTCCCGCTTCCCGTGCGGCGGCTGTCCTGGGCGCTGACCGGCGCGGCGGGACTGCTGATCGCGGCGGGCACCGTGGTGACCGGCTCCGGCAAGCACGCGGGCGACAGCAGCGACGTGCCGAGGATGCCGTTCGACTGGGTGGACGCGGCCCATGTGCACGCGGCGCTGGCCTGGCTGGTGTGCGTGCTCGCCGTGGGGATGTGGCTGGCGCTGCGGATCGTGGACGCGCCCGACGACACCCGGGCGCGCGCCCGGGAGCTGATCTTCGTTCTGATCGCGCAGGGCGCCGTCGGCTATGTGCAGTTCTTCACCGACGTGCCGGAACTGCTGGTCGGCGCGCACATGCTCGGGTCCTCGCTGATGTGGATCGCCGTGCTGCGCCTGGCCCTGAGCCTGCGGGAGCGTCCGTTCGACGCCCCGGGTGCCCCGGCCGCGCCGGACGCCGCCCTCACGGCGGCCTGA
- the sufB gene encoding Fe-S cluster assembly protein SufB — translation MTLPTETAHPELEGLGKYEYGWADSDIAGASAKRGLSEDVVRDISAKKSEPEWMLKMRLKGLRLFDKKPMPNWGSDLSGIDFDNIKYFVRSTEKQAESWEDLPEDIKNTYDKLGIPEAEKQRLVAGVAAQYESEVVYHQIREDLEEQGVIFLDTDTALKEHPELFKEYFGTVIPAGDNKFASLNTAVWSGGSFIYVPKGVHVEIPLQAYFRINTENMGQFERTLIIVDEDAYVHYVEGCTAPIYSSDSLHSAVVEIIVKKGARCRYTTIQNWSNNVYNLVTKRAVAYEGATMEWVDGNIGSKVTMKYPAVYLMGEHAKGETLSIAFAGEGQHQDAGAKMVHMAPNTSSNIVSKSVARGGGRTSYRGLIEIGEGAPGAKSNVLCDALLVDTISRSDTYPYVDVREDDVSMGHEATVSKVSEDQLFYLMSRGLSEDEAMAMIVRGFVEPIAKELPMEYALELNRLIELQMEGAVG, via the coding sequence ATGACTCTCCCCACGGAGACTGCCCACCCTGAGCTCGAGGGCCTGGGCAAGTACGAATACGGCTGGGCCGACTCCGACATCGCGGGCGCGTCCGCGAAGCGCGGCCTCTCGGAGGACGTGGTCCGGGACATCTCCGCGAAGAAGTCCGAGCCCGAGTGGATGCTGAAGATGCGTCTGAAGGGCCTGAGGCTCTTCGACAAGAAGCCCATGCCGAACTGGGGCTCCGACCTCTCCGGCATCGACTTCGACAACATCAAGTACTTCGTTCGGTCCACGGAGAAGCAGGCGGAGTCCTGGGAGGACCTGCCCGAGGACATCAAGAACACGTACGACAAGCTCGGCATCCCCGAGGCCGAGAAGCAGCGCCTCGTGGCCGGTGTCGCCGCGCAGTACGAGTCCGAGGTCGTCTACCACCAGATCCGCGAGGACCTGGAGGAGCAGGGCGTCATCTTCCTGGACACCGACACCGCGCTGAAGGAGCACCCTGAGCTCTTCAAGGAGTACTTCGGCACGGTCATCCCCGCCGGTGACAACAAGTTCGCCTCGCTGAACACCGCGGTGTGGTCCGGCGGCTCCTTCATCTACGTGCCGAAGGGCGTGCACGTCGAGATCCCGCTCCAGGCCTACTTCCGGATCAACACCGAGAACATGGGCCAGTTCGAGCGGACGCTGATCATCGTCGACGAGGACGCCTACGTCCACTACGTCGAGGGCTGCACCGCCCCGATCTACTCCTCGGACTCGCTGCACAGCGCCGTGGTCGAGATCATCGTCAAGAAGGGCGCCCGCTGCCGCTACACGACCATCCAGAACTGGTCGAACAACGTCTACAACCTGGTCACCAAGCGCGCCGTGGCGTACGAGGGCGCGACCATGGAGTGGGTCGACGGCAACATCGGCTCCAAGGTCACGATGAAGTACCCCGCCGTGTACCTGATGGGCGAGCACGCCAAGGGCGAGACCCTGTCCATCGCCTTCGCGGGCGAGGGCCAGCACCAGGACGCCGGCGCCAAGATGGTCCACATGGCGCCGAACACCTCGTCGAACATCGTCTCCAAGTCGGTGGCGCGAGGCGGCGGCCGCACCTCGTACCGCGGTCTGATCGAGATCGGCGAGGGTGCCCCCGGTGCCAAGTCCAACGTGCTCTGCGACGCTCTGCTCGTCGACACGATCTCCCGGTCCGACACCTACCCGTACGTCGACGTCCGCGAGGACGACGTCTCCATGGGGCACGAGGCCACCGTCTCCAAGGTCTCCGAGGACCAGCTCTTCTACCTGATGAGCCGCGGCCTCTCCGAGGACGAGGCGATGGCGATGATCGTGCGCGGCTTCGTCGAGCCGATCGCCAAGGAGCTGCCCATGGAGTACGCCCTGGAGCTCAACCGGCTGATCGAGCTGCAGATGGAGGGCGCGGTCGGCTGA
- the sufD gene encoding Fe-S cluster assembly protein SufD, protein MAEAQNIPVGSTTAGSIAVAAESTVATRMSAPPSFDVADFPVPHGREEEWRFTPLERLKGLHEGTARADGSIKAEVNAPDGVTVESVGRDDARIGRAGTPVDRVAAQAFSSFEKATVVSVPKETVLAEPVRVTLHGEGGTTFGHTVFEIGAFSEVVIVIDHTGDAVRAANVDFLIGDGAKVTFVSVQDWDDTAVHCSQHNALVGRDATFKSVVITFGGDVVRLHPRVEYAGPGGEAELFGLYFTDAGQHQEHRLLVTHNTPHCKSNVVYKGALQGDDAHAVWIGDVLIEARAEGTDTYEMNRNLVLTDGARVDSVPNLEIETGEIVGAGHASATGRFDDEQLFYLMARGIPEAEARRLVVRGFFAELVQQIGLPDVEERLIAKIEAELEASV, encoded by the coding sequence ATGGCTGAGGCTCAGAACATCCCGGTGGGCTCCACCACCGCCGGCTCGATCGCGGTGGCCGCGGAGTCGACCGTCGCCACGCGCATGAGCGCGCCCCCGTCCTTCGACGTGGCGGACTTCCCGGTCCCGCACGGCCGCGAGGAGGAGTGGCGGTTCACGCCGCTGGAGCGCCTGAAGGGCCTCCACGAAGGCACCGCACGGGCCGACGGTTCGATCAAGGCGGAGGTGAACGCCCCCGACGGCGTCACCGTCGAGTCCGTCGGCCGTGACGACGCGCGCATCGGCAGGGCGGGCACGCCCGTCGACCGCGTCGCCGCGCAGGCGTTCTCCTCGTTCGAGAAGGCCACCGTCGTCTCGGTCCCCAAGGAGACGGTCCTGGCCGAGCCGGTGCGGGTCACCCTGCACGGCGAGGGCGGCACCACCTTCGGGCACACGGTCTTCGAGATCGGCGCCTTCTCCGAGGTCGTCATCGTCATCGACCACACCGGTGACGCCGTTCGCGCCGCCAACGTGGACTTCCTGATCGGCGACGGCGCCAAGGTCACCTTCGTCTCCGTCCAGGACTGGGACGACACGGCGGTGCACTGCTCGCAGCACAACGCGCTCGTCGGCCGTGACGCCACCTTCAAGTCGGTCGTGATCACCTTCGGCGGCGACGTCGTGCGCCTCCACCCCCGTGTCGAGTACGCGGGTCCGGGCGGCGAGGCCGAGCTGTTCGGCCTGTACTTCACCGATGCCGGCCAGCACCAGGAGCACCGCCTCCTGGTCACCCACAACACGCCGCACTGCAAGTCCAACGTCGTCTACAAGGGCGCGCTCCAGGGCGACGACGCGCACGCCGTCTGGATCGGTGACGTCCTCATCGAGGCCAGGGCCGAGGGCACCGACACCTACGAGATGAACCGCAACCTGGTTCTGACCGACGGCGCCCGCGTCGACTCCGTGCCGAACCTGGAGATCGAGACCGGTGAGATCGTCGGCGCCGGCCACGCCTCCGCCACCGGCCGCTTCGACGACGAGCAGCTCTTCTACCTGATGGCCCGGGGGATCCCGGAGGCCGAGGCCCGCCGCCTCGTCGTCCGCGGCTTCTTCGCCGAACTCGTCCAGCAGATCGGTCTGCCGGACGTGGAGGAGCGCCTCATCGCCAAGATCGAGGCGGAGCTGGAGGCGTCCGTCTGA
- a CDS encoding helix-turn-helix transcriptional regulator, which yields MKNGGAVGESPQEELATGERSTRNRVARSILDHGPSTVADLAGRLGLTQAAVRRHLDALVSDDVVAAREQRVYGARTRGRPAKVFALTDCGRDAFDQSYDVLAVDALRWIEENAGGEAAVAAFARDRMEAQAEAYRRAVEAADPEARTDALARALTADGYAATARNAPVGEQLCQHHCPVAHVAERYPQLCEAETEVFSRLLGTHVQRLATIAHGDGVCTTFIPKAGHRPDGRPADGSGGTSTTSNTDKTTSQASASTAGRNPA from the coding sequence GTGAAAAACGGCGGAGCTGTGGGGGAGTCCCCCCAGGAGGAGCTCGCGACCGGGGAGCGGTCCACCCGCAACCGGGTCGCGCGGTCGATCCTGGACCACGGCCCGTCCACCGTCGCCGATCTCGCCGGGCGTCTCGGACTCACCCAGGCCGCCGTGCGCCGTCATCTGGACGCACTCGTCTCAGACGACGTCGTCGCGGCCCGTGAGCAGCGCGTGTACGGCGCCCGCACCCGCGGCAGGCCCGCCAAGGTCTTCGCGCTCACCGACTGCGGTCGGGATGCCTTCGACCAGTCCTACGACGTGCTCGCCGTGGACGCCCTCCGCTGGATCGAGGAGAACGCGGGAGGCGAGGCCGCCGTAGCGGCCTTCGCCCGTGACCGCATGGAGGCCCAGGCCGAGGCGTACCGCCGGGCCGTGGAGGCCGCCGATCCCGAGGCGCGTACCGATGCTCTGGCCAGGGCGTTGACCGCGGACGGGTACGCTGCCACGGCGCGTAACGCTCCGGTCGGCGAGCAGCTGTGTCAGCACCACTGCCCCGTCGCCCATGTGGCCGAGCGGTATCCGCAGCTGTGCGAGGCGGAGACCGAGGTCTTCTCCCGTCTGCTCGGCACGCACGTACAGCGTCTGGCCACCATCGCCCACGGCGACGGCGTGTGCACGACCTTCATCCCGAAGGCCGGCCACCGGCCCGACGGCCGGCCGGCCGACGGATCCGGCGGGACCAGCACGACCAGCAACACCGACAAGACCACTTCGCAAGCATCTGCAAGCACGGCCGGGAGGAACCCCGCATGA
- the sufU gene encoding Fe-S cluster assembly sulfur transfer protein SufU — MKLDSMYQDVILDHYKHPHGRGLRDGDAEVHHVNPTCGDEITMRVKYDGTRIEDVSYEGQGCSISQASASVLNELLVGKELAEAQKIQATFLELMQSKGQIEPDDAMEEVLEDAVAFAGVSKYPARVKCALLSWMAWKDATAKALSEGKTA; from the coding sequence GTGAAGCTTGATTCGATGTACCAGGACGTCATCCTGGACCACTACAAGCACCCGCACGGGCGGGGCTTGCGGGACGGCGACGCCGAGGTGCACCACGTCAACCCCACCTGCGGCGACGAGATCACGATGCGGGTGAAGTACGACGGCACACGTATCGAGGACGTCTCCTACGAGGGGCAGGGCTGCTCCATCAGCCAGGCGTCGGCCTCCGTGCTGAACGAACTGCTCGTCGGCAAGGAGCTCGCCGAGGCGCAGAAGATCCAGGCGACGTTCCTGGAGCTGATGCAGTCCAAGGGCCAGATCGAGCCGGACGACGCGATGGAGGAGGTGCTGGAGGACGCGGTCGCGTTCGCCGGCGTCTCCAAGTACCCGGCGCGCGTGAAGTGCGCCCTCCTGAGCTGGATGGCATGGAAGGACGCGACGGCGAAGGCGCTGTCCGAAGGGAAGACCGCATGA